In a genomic window of Punica granatum isolate Tunisia-2019 chromosome 6, ASM765513v2, whole genome shotgun sequence:
- the LOC116210121 gene encoding uncharacterized protein LOC116210121 isoform X2 produces the protein MGMKMAVPLRHAGSAMEGFAWNWAHRMPIENWARSWIHGPYPKQLPPPNWLTPKEMQSYKDKLVKSQGFDVDHFPHAKGHLIRPAPPGLFDPAHYDHLLQLAVANYTASECTLICNPRLVKSNYEACGIGDIHYITFEALDCAAGFAKEYEARVFDSEFGESFCHFCSKKIPPMPRGVSAPSRPKIVDYNPTDWFSYRTIGGGLYLYFRFAYWFCAWEGRKLEVMLNVKKLSFDWTTNS, from the exons ATGGGGATGAAGATGGCAGTACCTTTACGTCATGCAGGATCAGCGATGGAGGGGTTTGCTTGGAATTGGGCGCACCGTATGCCGATCGAGAATTGGGCGCGCAGCTGGATCCATGGGCCCTACCCCAAG CAACTACCACCGCCCAATTGGTTGACGCCCAAAGAGATGCAGTCCTACAAAGATAAGTTGGTGAAAAGCCag GGCTTCGATGTTGATCACTTCCCTCATGCCAAAGGCCACCTAATTCGACCGGCTCCACCTGGACTATTCGACCCTGCTCACTACGACCATCTTCTTCAGCTTGCTGTTGCTAATTACACTGCCTCCGAG TGCACGTTGATATGCAATCCCCGACTTGTGAAGTCGAATTACGAGGCGTGCGGCATTGGTGATATTCACTATATTACATTCGAGGCACTGGACTGTGCTGCCGGTTTTGCTAAAGAGTATGAGGCTCGTGTGTTCGATTCTGAATTCGGAGAATCATTCTGCCACTTTT GTTCAAAGAAGATTCCTCCGATGCCTCGTGGTGTCTCTGCCCCTTCTCGCCCCAAGATTGTGGATTATAACCCGACGGACTGGTTTTCCTATAGAACCATAGGAGGAggattatatttatatttccgGTTTGCTTACTGGTTCTGTGCATGGGAAGGTAGGAAATTGGAAGTCATGCTAAACGTGAAGAAGCTGAGCTTTGACTGGACAACTAATAGTTAG
- the LOC116210121 gene encoding uncharacterized protein LOC116210121 isoform X1 — MGMKMAVPLRHAGSAMEGFAWNWAHRMPIENWARSWIHGPYPKQLPPPNWLTPKEMQSYKDKLVKSQGFDVDHFPHAKGHLIRPAPPGLFDPAHYDHLLQLAVANYTASECTLICNPRLVKSNYEACGIGDIHYITFEALDCAAGFAKEYEARVFDSEFGESFCHFCRVKGSKKIPPMPRGVSAPSRPKIVDYNPTDWFSYRTIGGGLYLYFRFAYWFCAWEGRKLEVMLNVKKLSFDWTTNS, encoded by the exons ATGGGGATGAAGATGGCAGTACCTTTACGTCATGCAGGATCAGCGATGGAGGGGTTTGCTTGGAATTGGGCGCACCGTATGCCGATCGAGAATTGGGCGCGCAGCTGGATCCATGGGCCCTACCCCAAG CAACTACCACCGCCCAATTGGTTGACGCCCAAAGAGATGCAGTCCTACAAAGATAAGTTGGTGAAAAGCCag GGCTTCGATGTTGATCACTTCCCTCATGCCAAAGGCCACCTAATTCGACCGGCTCCACCTGGACTATTCGACCCTGCTCACTACGACCATCTTCTTCAGCTTGCTGTTGCTAATTACACTGCCTCCGAG TGCACGTTGATATGCAATCCCCGACTTGTGAAGTCGAATTACGAGGCGTGCGGCATTGGTGATATTCACTATATTACATTCGAGGCACTGGACTGTGCTGCCGGTTTTGCTAAAGAGTATGAGGCTCGTGTGTTCGATTCTGAATTCGGAGAATCATTCTGCCACTTTTGTAGGGTCAAAG GTTCAAAGAAGATTCCTCCGATGCCTCGTGGTGTCTCTGCCCCTTCTCGCCCCAAGATTGTGGATTATAACCCGACGGACTGGTTTTCCTATAGAACCATAGGAGGAggattatatttatatttccgGTTTGCTTACTGGTTCTGTGCATGGGAAGGTAGGAAATTGGAAGTCATGCTAAACGTGAAGAAGCTGAGCTTTGACTGGACAACTAATAGTTAG